One Drosophila virilis strain 15010-1051.87 chromosome 5, Dvir_AGI_RSII-ME, whole genome shotgun sequence DNA window includes the following coding sequences:
- the LOC6626117 gene encoding transducin beta-like protein 3 isoform X2, producing MLASVAEKRYAAEARYTNFYAGNDITWSENGEHIYCLNGDVVNQVDVETSQIVSSFGVNVANKSESVGNAGKSKSADGLEGIEVDEDNIYCFAMSSEHLVTAHGSGLLRLWELSTQKLVKLWKSQHKGPVVRIEFSTCGKFICTSGGADATLRLWDFANNSCLCALKDFPGPSLVLQFHPSPLKSEIYAVGADNTIYCWNYETKTLLYKMRGHISQVTGLSFRNAAADCSQLVTVSRDKVLIVWQRTEEASSWMQSKTIPLYEELEGVTHIADGAQLLVACGSGKLQQIDTKTWKIRDLFVKTEFEISRLLYCSIKQQLALITTEQNIIIYDVNTEKESAEVKLVKQLVGYNDEILDMCFLGDKDRYLAVATNSKHFKLYDTEQNMNCRLISGHSDTVMSLAASHNLLISVGKDCSIHLWKLSYETDCLLEPLTQQSKCHTASIGCVAITHNGAKAFASACQDGSMKVWQLSRDKQDRNSYAFSLRYAALAHDKEVNCVTYALNNKILATASQDKTAKLWNADTNVLLGVLRGHTRGVWCVRFSPVDQIVLTSSSDCSLRIWSIANFSCLKRLEQECTILRVEFLDHGKFILSAASDGLLKLWNLKTNICVQSIDEHSDRVWSVAVSACSNRFFYTGGADSKLIRFDDVTETVRNEALDKRQAILQQEQTLHSLLHAQEQLEKAFKLALTLDKPKASYDIICHFMRKRDAAAVRHLVDQLNMDQRLVLLQHVKAWGTNSRHSYIANLVLRHLLGDALLNTSQRFYNNGNLVEVLTPYVQRHFKRVSELNKDLAFMEFIVKCMS from the exons aTGCTCGCAAGTGTGGCGGAAAAAAG aTATGCGGCCGAGGCTCgctatacaaatttttatgcGGGAAACGATATAACCTGGAGTGAAAATGGGGAGCATATTTACTGCCTGAATGGCGACGTTGTCAATCAGGTGGATGTCGAGACATCTCAAATTGTGAGCAGCTTTGGAGTAAACGTTGCCAACAAAAGTGAGTCTGTTGGGAATGCGGGTAAATCAAAAAGCGCCGACGGACTCGAAGGTATTGAGGTGGACGAGGACAACATTTACTGCTTTGCAATGTCATCGGAGCATTTGGTTACCGCACATGGAAGTGGCTTGCTCCGTTTATGGGAGCTAAGCACGCAAAAGCTGGTTAAGCTGTGGAAGAGCCAGCACAAGGGACCCGTTGTTCGAATTGAGTTCAGCACGTGCGGCAAGTTCATCTGCACAAGCGGCGGTGCAGACGCCACGCTGAGACTTTGGGATTTTGCTAACAACAGTTGCCTGTGCGCATTGAAAGATTTTCCTGGCCCTTCGCTAGTGCTGCAATTTCACCCCAGTCCTTTAAAAAGTGAAATCTATGCTGTTGGCGCCGATAACACGATATACTGTTGGAACTACGAGACGAAGACATTGCTGTATAAAATGCGAGGACACATCTCACAAGTAACAGGCCTTAGCTTCAGGAATGCTGCAGCTGACTGCAGTCAACTGGTGACAGTGAGTCGCGACAAAGTGCTCATCGTTTGGCAGCGTACCGAGGAGGCGAGCAGCTGGATGCAGTCAAAGACTATACCATTGTACGAGGAACTGGAGGGAGTCACTCACATAGCGGATGGTGCACAGTTGCTGGTCGCCTGTGGCTCTGGCAAACTGCAGCAGATTGATACAAAAACGTGGAAAATACGGGATCTTTTTGTTAAGACAGAGTTCGAAATAAGCCGGTTACTTTACTGCAGCATCAAGCAACAGTTAGCGCTTATTACAACTGAGCAGAATATAATCATATATGATGTGAACACCGAGAAGGAGAGTGCGGAGGTTAAACTAGTTAAGCAGCTGGTGGGCTACAATGATGAGATTTTGGATATGTGCTTCCTGGGGGACAAGGATCGCTATTTGGCTGTGGCGACGAACAGCAAGCACTTTAAGCTGTATGACACGGAGCAAAACATGAATTGCCGCCTGATCTCCGGGCACTCCGACACAGTCATGTCACTGGCTGCATCACATAATCTGCTCATCTCCGTGGGAAAAGATTGCAGCATACACCTGTGGAAGTTATCATACGAGACCGATTGCCTCTTGGAGCCGCTTACCCAGCAAAGCAAATGCCACACGGCCAGCATTGGCTGCGTGGCCATCACACACAACGGCGCCAAGGCTTTCGCCTCCGCCTGCCAGGACGGCAGCATGAAAGTATGGCAGCTATCACGTGACAAGCAAGAtcgcaactcatatgcgttcTCTCTGCGTTACGCAGCGTTGGCACACGACAAAGAGGTCAACTGTGTTACTTATGCACTTAACAATAAGATTCTGGCAACTGCGTCGCAGGACAAGACAGCAAAGCTTTGGAACGCCGACACAAACGTACTGCTCGGCGTGCTTAGGGGCCACACGCGCGGTGTGTGGTGCGTGCGTTTCTCACCTGTCGATCAAATTGTGCTGACCTCTTCGTCGGACTGCAGCCTGCGGATATGGTCAATTGCAAATTTCAGTTGTCTGAAGCGTTTGGAGCAGGAGTGCACCATACTGCGTGTGGAGTTTCTCGACCACGGCAAGTTTATATTGTCAGCTGCATCCGATGGTCTGCTAAAACTGTGGAACCTTAAAACCAACATTTGCGTTCAATCGATTGATGAGCACAGCGATCGCGTCTGGTCTGTGGCAGTTTCCGCGTGCAGTAACCGCTTCTTCTACACGGGTGGTGCGGATTCCAAGCTTATTCGTTTTGATGACGTCACTGAAACAGTACGCAACGAAGCCTTGGACAAGCGACAGGCAATTTTGCAGCAAGAGCAGACCCTCCACTCGCTTCTGCACGCCCAAGAGCAGCTTGAAAAGGCCTTTAAGCTTGCCCTAACCTTAGACAAGCCAAAGGCCTCGTACGACATTATTTGCCATTTCATGCGCAAACGAGATGCGGCTGCTGTGCGTCACCTTGTGGATCAACTAAATATGGATCAGAGACTGGTGTTGCTGCAGCACGTCAAAGCGTGGGGCACCAACTCTCGCCACTCATATATCGCTAACCTGGTGCTGCGACATTTGCTGGGAGATGCTTTGCTTAACACTTCGCAAAGGTTCTACAACAACGGCAATCTAGTAGAGGTTTTAACACCCTATGTGCAGCGGCATTTCAAACGGGTTTCCGAGTTAAACAAGGATCTAGCTTTTATGGAGTTTATCGTCAAATGCAT GAGCTAG
- the LOC6626117 gene encoding transducin beta-like protein 3 isoform X3 yields the protein MLASVAEKRYAAEARYTNFYAGNDITWSENGEHIYCLNGDVVNQVDVETSQIVSSFGVNVANKSESVGNAGKSKSADGLEGIEVDEDNIYCFAMSSEHLVTAHGSGLLRLWELSTQKLVKLWKSQHKGPVVRIEFSTCGKFICTSGGADATLRLWDFANNSCLCALKDFPGPSLVLQFHPSPLKSEIYAVGADNTIYCWNYETKTLLYKMRGHISQVTGLSFRNAAADCSQLVTVSRDKVLIVWQRTEEASSWMQSKTIPLYEELEGVTHIADGAQLLVACGSGKLQQIDTKTWKIRDLFVKTEFEISRLLYCSIKQQLALITTEQNIIIYDVNTEKESAEVKLVKQLVGYNDEILDMCFLGDKDRYLAVATNSKHFKLYDTEQNMNCRLISGHSDTVMSLAASHNLLISVGKDCSIHLWKLSYETDCLLEPLTQQSKCHTASIGCVAITHNGAKAFASACQDGSMKVWQLSRDKQDRNSYAFSLRYAALAHDKEVNCVTYALNNKILATASQDKTAKLWNADTNVLLGVLRGHTRGVWCVRFSPVDQIVLTSSSDCSLRIWSIANFSCLKRLEQECTILRVEFLDHGKFILSAASDGLLKLWNLKTNICVQSIDEHSDRVWSVAVSACSNRFFYTGGADSKLIRFDDVTETVRNEALDKRQAILQQEQTLHSLLHAQEQLEKAFKLALTLDKPKASYDIICHFMRKRDAAAVRHLVDQLNMDQRLVLLQHVKAWGTNSRHSYIANLVLRHLLGDALLNTSQRFYNNGNLVEVLTPYVQRHFKRVSELNKDLAFMEFIVKCM from the exons aTGCTCGCAAGTGTGGCGGAAAAAAG aTATGCGGCCGAGGCTCgctatacaaatttttatgcGGGAAACGATATAACCTGGAGTGAAAATGGGGAGCATATTTACTGCCTGAATGGCGACGTTGTCAATCAGGTGGATGTCGAGACATCTCAAATTGTGAGCAGCTTTGGAGTAAACGTTGCCAACAAAAGTGAGTCTGTTGGGAATGCGGGTAAATCAAAAAGCGCCGACGGACTCGAAGGTATTGAGGTGGACGAGGACAACATTTACTGCTTTGCAATGTCATCGGAGCATTTGGTTACCGCACATGGAAGTGGCTTGCTCCGTTTATGGGAGCTAAGCACGCAAAAGCTGGTTAAGCTGTGGAAGAGCCAGCACAAGGGACCCGTTGTTCGAATTGAGTTCAGCACGTGCGGCAAGTTCATCTGCACAAGCGGCGGTGCAGACGCCACGCTGAGACTTTGGGATTTTGCTAACAACAGTTGCCTGTGCGCATTGAAAGATTTTCCTGGCCCTTCGCTAGTGCTGCAATTTCACCCCAGTCCTTTAAAAAGTGAAATCTATGCTGTTGGCGCCGATAACACGATATACTGTTGGAACTACGAGACGAAGACATTGCTGTATAAAATGCGAGGACACATCTCACAAGTAACAGGCCTTAGCTTCAGGAATGCTGCAGCTGACTGCAGTCAACTGGTGACAGTGAGTCGCGACAAAGTGCTCATCGTTTGGCAGCGTACCGAGGAGGCGAGCAGCTGGATGCAGTCAAAGACTATACCATTGTACGAGGAACTGGAGGGAGTCACTCACATAGCGGATGGTGCACAGTTGCTGGTCGCCTGTGGCTCTGGCAAACTGCAGCAGATTGATACAAAAACGTGGAAAATACGGGATCTTTTTGTTAAGACAGAGTTCGAAATAAGCCGGTTACTTTACTGCAGCATCAAGCAACAGTTAGCGCTTATTACAACTGAGCAGAATATAATCATATATGATGTGAACACCGAGAAGGAGAGTGCGGAGGTTAAACTAGTTAAGCAGCTGGTGGGCTACAATGATGAGATTTTGGATATGTGCTTCCTGGGGGACAAGGATCGCTATTTGGCTGTGGCGACGAACAGCAAGCACTTTAAGCTGTATGACACGGAGCAAAACATGAATTGCCGCCTGATCTCCGGGCACTCCGACACAGTCATGTCACTGGCTGCATCACATAATCTGCTCATCTCCGTGGGAAAAGATTGCAGCATACACCTGTGGAAGTTATCATACGAGACCGATTGCCTCTTGGAGCCGCTTACCCAGCAAAGCAAATGCCACACGGCCAGCATTGGCTGCGTGGCCATCACACACAACGGCGCCAAGGCTTTCGCCTCCGCCTGCCAGGACGGCAGCATGAAAGTATGGCAGCTATCACGTGACAAGCAAGAtcgcaactcatatgcgttcTCTCTGCGTTACGCAGCGTTGGCACACGACAAAGAGGTCAACTGTGTTACTTATGCACTTAACAATAAGATTCTGGCAACTGCGTCGCAGGACAAGACAGCAAAGCTTTGGAACGCCGACACAAACGTACTGCTCGGCGTGCTTAGGGGCCACACGCGCGGTGTGTGGTGCGTGCGTTTCTCACCTGTCGATCAAATTGTGCTGACCTCTTCGTCGGACTGCAGCCTGCGGATATGGTCAATTGCAAATTTCAGTTGTCTGAAGCGTTTGGAGCAGGAGTGCACCATACTGCGTGTGGAGTTTCTCGACCACGGCAAGTTTATATTGTCAGCTGCATCCGATGGTCTGCTAAAACTGTGGAACCTTAAAACCAACATTTGCGTTCAATCGATTGATGAGCACAGCGATCGCGTCTGGTCTGTGGCAGTTTCCGCGTGCAGTAACCGCTTCTTCTACACGGGTGGTGCGGATTCCAAGCTTATTCGTTTTGATGACGTCACTGAAACAGTACGCAACGAAGCCTTGGACAAGCGACAGGCAATTTTGCAGCAAGAGCAGACCCTCCACTCGCTTCTGCACGCCCAAGAGCAGCTTGAAAAGGCCTTTAAGCTTGCCCTAACCTTAGACAAGCCAAAGGCCTCGTACGACATTATTTGCCATTTCATGCGCAAACGAGATGCGGCTGCTGTGCGTCACCTTGTGGATCAACTAAATATGGATCAGAGACTGGTGTTGCTGCAGCACGTCAAAGCGTGGGGCACCAACTCTCGCCACTCATATATCGCTAACCTGGTGCTGCGACATTTGCTGGGAGATGCTTTGCTTAACACTTCGCAAAGGTTCTACAACAACGGCAATCTAGTAGAGGTTTTAACACCCTATGTGCAGCGGCATTTCAAACGGGTTTCCGAGTTAAACAAGGATCTAGCTTTTATGGAGTTTATCGTCAAATGCATGTAA
- the Sting gene encoding stimulator of interferon genes protein homolog isoform X2, with the protein MMAIPSEDQRNDRKFLCPKMMGEYIDNCIRIFVVVFVADFMQRLFYVSTEYLINGQYYLLEDRAITIVKRAFSYHHKAVYLILGLAFAGLARFGSTGNLTPLLPNSAHLIYIPLYWIFRYAQLSHSSLSYAHWIRECHGLDYAAGMASNYFHGYLKLSLPERGHVGLQKRMQVYEDTHNVRFGLNRLIILIPDEMFVKGVIESSLLEKAHPLETQFINRAGVNRSFKHAVYRLTRQINGTTYYLAMEGATPMLSFFESMNFQLSATWQMREMKREIWLKFYKHLKELSNTWPETRREVELLIKQTENL; encoded by the exons ATGATGGCGATTCCATCTGAGGATCAAAGGAATGATAGGAAGTTTTTGTGCCCAAAGATGATGGGTGAATATATTG ACAATTGCATtcgcatttttgttgttgttttcgttgctGACTTTATGCAGCGCTTGTTCTATGTGTCAACTGAGTATCTTATCAATGGCCAGTACTACCTGCTTGAGGATCGTGCAATTACAATTGTAAAGCGCGCTTTTTCGTATCACCACAAAGCCGTATATTTGATACTGGGACTTGCATTTGCCGGACTGGCGCGTTTTGGTAGCACCGGCAATTTGACGCCCTTGCTGCCCAACAGCGCACACCTCATCTACATTCCACTTTACTGGATCTTTAGATATGCCCAGCTGAGTCACAGTTCATTGAGCTATGCCCACTGGATTCGCGAATGCCATGGACTAGATTACGCTGCCGGGATGGCATCTAACTATTTCCATGGGTATTTAAAGCTCTCTTTGCCCGAACGCGGTCACGTCGGCTTGCAGAAGCGCATGCAAGTATATGAGGACACTCACAATGTCAGATTCGGGCTGAATCGATTGATCATACTAATACCAGATGAAATGTTTGTCAAAGGCGTTATAGAGAGCAGCTTGCTAGAAAAGGCTCAT cCTTTGGAGACACAATTTATCAATCGGGCTGGTGTAAATCGTTCGTTCAAGCATGCTGTCTATAGGCTAACCAGGCAAATAAATGGCACAACTTACTACTTAGCCATGGAGGGAGCAACACCCATGTTATCATTTTTTGAGTCCATGAACTTTCAACTGTCGGCCACCTGGCAAATGCGGGAAATGAAGCGCGAAATCTGGCTGAAGTTCTATAAACATCTGAAGGAACTGTCAAATACCTGGCCGGAAACTCGGCGTGAAGTGGAGCtg CTCATAAAACAAACGGAGAACCTGTAG
- the Orc6 gene encoding origin recognition complex subunit 6 has protein sequence MTTLIEQLISKMGLNDEPNVLEKTTELLRLLELRSTNVPLQINEYGKIVLCADLASCLLGIGFDKEQALKLSALRKSHYANNKRMFEKLLDLNRLASVNDICVQLSLNEVSRKAEELLALFKKVARDNPDADHPQYAAMAVFQACRLMKKKVSKPKLLPFSNLRPTQWQQLEQQWEHMISKHFKEANVGSSLNNKLDLQQENSVINKKSSQTPEIEEYEKWKSRMLALAEAKLKESESKVKENINES, from the exons ATGACAACATTAATTGAGCAGCTAATTTCGAAAATGGGTCTGAACGATGAGCCCAACGTTTTAGA AAAGACAACTGAGCTACTACGATTATTGGAGCTTCGCTCTACAAATGTTCCACTACAAATAAATGAGTACggaaaaattgttttgtgcGCGGACCTTGCGTCATGTTTGCTTGGAATTGGATTTGACAAGGAGCAAGCCCTCAAACTGTCGGCATTGCGTAAAAGTCATTACGCTAATAACAAGCGCATGTTTGAGAAATTACTTGACCTGAATAGACTGGCCTCTGTAAACGATATTTGCGTACAGCTTAGCCTTAACGAGGTGTCTCGCAAGGCTGAAGAGCTGTTGGCTTTGTTCAAAAAAGTTGCGCGCGATAATCCAGACGCTGATCATCCACAATACGCCGCAATGGCTGTGTTCCAGGCGTGTCGTCTAATGAAGAAAAAAGTGTCGAAGCCAAAGCTTTTGCCATTTAGCAATTTGCGTCCAACTCAATGGCAGCAGCTTGAGCAGCAATGGGAGCACATgatttcaaaacattttaagGAAGCCAACGTCGGATCCAGCTTGAATAATAAACTAGACCTCCAACAGGAGAACTCAGTGATCAACAAGAAAAGTAGTCAAACTCCTGAGATTGAAGAGTATGAAAAATGGAAGTCTCGAATGTTAGCCTTGGCCGAAGCTAAACTCAAAGAATCGGAAAGCAAAGTGAAGGAGAATATCAATGAATCGTGA
- the LOC6626117 gene encoding transducin beta-like protein 3 isoform X1 has translation MLASVAEKRYAAEARYTNFYAGNDITWSENGEHIYCLNGDVVNQVDVETSQIVSSFGVNVANKSESVGNAGKSKSADGLEGIEVDEDNIYCFAMSSEHLVTAHGSGLLRLWELSTQKLVKLWKSQHKGPVVRIEFSTCGKFICTSGGADATLRLWDFANNSCLCALKDFPGPSLVLQFHPSPLKSEIYAVGADNTIYCWNYETKTLLYKMRGHISQVTGLSFRNAAADCSQLVTVSRDKVLIVWQRTEEASSWMQSKTIPLYEELEGVTHIADGAQLLVACGSGKLQQIDTKTWKIRDLFVKTEFEISRLLYCSIKQQLALITTEQNIIIYDVNTEKESAEVKLVKQLVGYNDEILDMCFLGDKDRYLAVATNSKHFKLYDTEQNMNCRLISGHSDTVMSLAASHNLLISVGKDCSIHLWKLSYETDCLLEPLTQQSKCHTASIGCVAITHNGAKAFASACQDGSMKVWQLSRDKQDRNSYAFSLRYAALAHDKEVNCVTYALNNKILATASQDKTAKLWNADTNVLLGVLRGHTRGVWCVRFSPVDQIVLTSSSDCSLRIWSIANFSCLKRLEQECTILRVEFLDHGKFILSAASDGLLKLWNLKTNICVQSIDEHSDRVWSVAVSACSNRFFYTGGADSKLIRFDDVTETVRNEALDKRQAILQQEQTLHSLLHAQEQLEKAFKLALTLDKPKASYDIICHFMRKRDAAAVRHLVDQLNMDQRLVLLQHVKAWGTNSRHSYIANLVLRHLLGDALLNTSQRFYNNGNLVEVLTPYVQRHFKRVSELNKDLAFMEFIVKCITQLLGASKLNRKF, from the exons aTGCTCGCAAGTGTGGCGGAAAAAAG aTATGCGGCCGAGGCTCgctatacaaatttttatgcGGGAAACGATATAACCTGGAGTGAAAATGGGGAGCATATTTACTGCCTGAATGGCGACGTTGTCAATCAGGTGGATGTCGAGACATCTCAAATTGTGAGCAGCTTTGGAGTAAACGTTGCCAACAAAAGTGAGTCTGTTGGGAATGCGGGTAAATCAAAAAGCGCCGACGGACTCGAAGGTATTGAGGTGGACGAGGACAACATTTACTGCTTTGCAATGTCATCGGAGCATTTGGTTACCGCACATGGAAGTGGCTTGCTCCGTTTATGGGAGCTAAGCACGCAAAAGCTGGTTAAGCTGTGGAAGAGCCAGCACAAGGGACCCGTTGTTCGAATTGAGTTCAGCACGTGCGGCAAGTTCATCTGCACAAGCGGCGGTGCAGACGCCACGCTGAGACTTTGGGATTTTGCTAACAACAGTTGCCTGTGCGCATTGAAAGATTTTCCTGGCCCTTCGCTAGTGCTGCAATTTCACCCCAGTCCTTTAAAAAGTGAAATCTATGCTGTTGGCGCCGATAACACGATATACTGTTGGAACTACGAGACGAAGACATTGCTGTATAAAATGCGAGGACACATCTCACAAGTAACAGGCCTTAGCTTCAGGAATGCTGCAGCTGACTGCAGTCAACTGGTGACAGTGAGTCGCGACAAAGTGCTCATCGTTTGGCAGCGTACCGAGGAGGCGAGCAGCTGGATGCAGTCAAAGACTATACCATTGTACGAGGAACTGGAGGGAGTCACTCACATAGCGGATGGTGCACAGTTGCTGGTCGCCTGTGGCTCTGGCAAACTGCAGCAGATTGATACAAAAACGTGGAAAATACGGGATCTTTTTGTTAAGACAGAGTTCGAAATAAGCCGGTTACTTTACTGCAGCATCAAGCAACAGTTAGCGCTTATTACAACTGAGCAGAATATAATCATATATGATGTGAACACCGAGAAGGAGAGTGCGGAGGTTAAACTAGTTAAGCAGCTGGTGGGCTACAATGATGAGATTTTGGATATGTGCTTCCTGGGGGACAAGGATCGCTATTTGGCTGTGGCGACGAACAGCAAGCACTTTAAGCTGTATGACACGGAGCAAAACATGAATTGCCGCCTGATCTCCGGGCACTCCGACACAGTCATGTCACTGGCTGCATCACATAATCTGCTCATCTCCGTGGGAAAAGATTGCAGCATACACCTGTGGAAGTTATCATACGAGACCGATTGCCTCTTGGAGCCGCTTACCCAGCAAAGCAAATGCCACACGGCCAGCATTGGCTGCGTGGCCATCACACACAACGGCGCCAAGGCTTTCGCCTCCGCCTGCCAGGACGGCAGCATGAAAGTATGGCAGCTATCACGTGACAAGCAAGAtcgcaactcatatgcgttcTCTCTGCGTTACGCAGCGTTGGCACACGACAAAGAGGTCAACTGTGTTACTTATGCACTTAACAATAAGATTCTGGCAACTGCGTCGCAGGACAAGACAGCAAAGCTTTGGAACGCCGACACAAACGTACTGCTCGGCGTGCTTAGGGGCCACACGCGCGGTGTGTGGTGCGTGCGTTTCTCACCTGTCGATCAAATTGTGCTGACCTCTTCGTCGGACTGCAGCCTGCGGATATGGTCAATTGCAAATTTCAGTTGTCTGAAGCGTTTGGAGCAGGAGTGCACCATACTGCGTGTGGAGTTTCTCGACCACGGCAAGTTTATATTGTCAGCTGCATCCGATGGTCTGCTAAAACTGTGGAACCTTAAAACCAACATTTGCGTTCAATCGATTGATGAGCACAGCGATCGCGTCTGGTCTGTGGCAGTTTCCGCGTGCAGTAACCGCTTCTTCTACACGGGTGGTGCGGATTCCAAGCTTATTCGTTTTGATGACGTCACTGAAACAGTACGCAACGAAGCCTTGGACAAGCGACAGGCAATTTTGCAGCAAGAGCAGACCCTCCACTCGCTTCTGCACGCCCAAGAGCAGCTTGAAAAGGCCTTTAAGCTTGCCCTAACCTTAGACAAGCCAAAGGCCTCGTACGACATTATTTGCCATTTCATGCGCAAACGAGATGCGGCTGCTGTGCGTCACCTTGTGGATCAACTAAATATGGATCAGAGACTGGTGTTGCTGCAGCACGTCAAAGCGTGGGGCACCAACTCTCGCCACTCATATATCGCTAACCTGGTGCTGCGACATTTGCTGGGAGATGCTTTGCTTAACACTTCGCAAAGGTTCTACAACAACGGCAATCTAGTAGAGGTTTTAACACCCTATGTGCAGCGGCATTTCAAACGGGTTTCCGAGTTAAACAAGGATCTAGCTTTTATGGAGTTTATCGTCAAATGCAT AACCCAACTCTTAGGAGCTAGCAAGCTGAATAGAAAATTCTGA
- the Sting gene encoding stimulator of interferon genes protein homolog isoform X1, with translation MMAIPSEDQRNDRKFLCPKMMGEYIDNCIRIFVVVFVADFMQRLFYVSTEYLINGQYYLLEDRAITIVKRAFSYHHKAVYLILGLAFAGLARFGSTGNLTPLLPNSAHLIYIPLYWIFRYAQLSHSSLSYAHWIRECHGLDYAAGMASNYFHGYLKLSLPERGHVGLQKRMQVYEDTHNVRFGLNRLIILIPDEMFVKGVIESSLLEKAHPLETQFINRAGVNRSFKHAVYRLTRQINGTTYYLAMEGATPMLSFFESMNFQLSATWQMREMKREIWLKFYKHLKELSNTWPETRREVELVIYNSHKTNGEPVDVGEILYVHVLAHLNNKKVLN, from the exons ATGATGGCGATTCCATCTGAGGATCAAAGGAATGATAGGAAGTTTTTGTGCCCAAAGATGATGGGTGAATATATTG ACAATTGCATtcgcatttttgttgttgttttcgttgctGACTTTATGCAGCGCTTGTTCTATGTGTCAACTGAGTATCTTATCAATGGCCAGTACTACCTGCTTGAGGATCGTGCAATTACAATTGTAAAGCGCGCTTTTTCGTATCACCACAAAGCCGTATATTTGATACTGGGACTTGCATTTGCCGGACTGGCGCGTTTTGGTAGCACCGGCAATTTGACGCCCTTGCTGCCCAACAGCGCACACCTCATCTACATTCCACTTTACTGGATCTTTAGATATGCCCAGCTGAGTCACAGTTCATTGAGCTATGCCCACTGGATTCGCGAATGCCATGGACTAGATTACGCTGCCGGGATGGCATCTAACTATTTCCATGGGTATTTAAAGCTCTCTTTGCCCGAACGCGGTCACGTCGGCTTGCAGAAGCGCATGCAAGTATATGAGGACACTCACAATGTCAGATTCGGGCTGAATCGATTGATCATACTAATACCAGATGAAATGTTTGTCAAAGGCGTTATAGAGAGCAGCTTGCTAGAAAAGGCTCAT cCTTTGGAGACACAATTTATCAATCGGGCTGGTGTAAATCGTTCGTTCAAGCATGCTGTCTATAGGCTAACCAGGCAAATAAATGGCACAACTTACTACTTAGCCATGGAGGGAGCAACACCCATGTTATCATTTTTTGAGTCCATGAACTTTCAACTGTCGGCCACCTGGCAAATGCGGGAAATGAAGCGCGAAATCTGGCTGAAGTTCTATAAACATCTGAAGGAACTGTCAAATACCTGGCCGGAAACTCGGCGTGAAGTGGAGCtggttatttataatt CTCATAAAACAAACGGAGAACCTGTAGACGTTGGTGAGATACTTTACGTGCATGTTTTGGCCCATTTAAACAACAAGAAAGTACTCAATTAA
- the Prosalpha7 gene encoding proteasome subunit alpha type-3 yields MSTIGTGYDLSASQFSPDGRVFQIDYASKAVEKSGTVIGIRGKDCVVLAVEEIVVDKLYEVDAARRIFTIEKNIGMAIAGLMADGNFVADIARQEAANFRQQFERTIPLKHLCDRVAGYIHAYTLYSAVRPFGLSVIFASWDETDGPQLYKIEPSGTSFGYYACASGKAKQQAKTEMEKYKFADMSTDELVQSGGKIIYQVNDEVNNKDFRFEMGIVGRETNGVHFINHASWSQLAIEAGKAAKTADGDNEI; encoded by the exons atgagtACAATTGGCACTGGG TATGATCTGTCGGCATCGCAATTCTCTCCCGACGGTCGCGTCTTCCAGATCGACTATGCATCCAAAGCTGTGGAGAAGAGCGGAACCGTAATTGGTATCAGAGGCAAGGACTgcgttgttcttgctgttgaaGAAATTGTTGTGGACAAACTTTACGAAGTAGATGCAGCGCGTCGCATTTTTACCATTGAAAAGAATATTGGCATGGCCATCGCTGGACTCATGGCCGATGGCAATTTTGTGGCTGATATTGCTCGCCAGGAAGCTGCAAATTTCCGTCAGCAATTCGAGCGTACTATTCCTCTAAAACATTTATGCGATCGCGTTGCCGGCTACATCCACGCATACACACTGTACAGCGCTGTGCGTCCATTTGGGCTGTCTGTAATATTTGCCTCGTGGGACGAGACAGATGGACCGCAGCTATATAAAATTGAGCCGTCCGGCACGTCGTTTGGCTATTATGCATGTGCCAGCGGCAAGGCCAAGCAACAGGCGAAGACAGAGatggaaaaatataaatttgccGACATGAGCACTGATGAATTGGTTCAAAGTGGGGGTAAAAT CATTTATCAAGTTAACGACGAGGTAAATAACAAAGACTTCCGCTTTGAGATGGGCATAGTTGGGAGAGAAACGAATGGCGTGCATTTCATTAACCACGCATCATGGAGTCAATTGGCCATTGAAGCCGGTAAAGCTGCAAAGACAGCGGATGGTGATAATGAGATTTAA